The Bradyrhizobium guangxiense genomic sequence CGAGGCCACAACGGGTGCTCATCTTTGGGCGGACCGCTTCGACAGCCAGCTTAACGACATCTTCGATCTACAGGACCAGGTGACGAGTAGCGTGATTGGCGCACTCTTTCCTCAATTGGAGCGAGCTGAGATAGAGCGCGCAAAGCGCAAGCCGACTGAAAATCTTCAGGCGTACGACTACTATCTCCGTGCACTTTCGAGCTTCTACCAATTCACGCGCGAACAGAATGTTGAGGCACTCAAGCTGACCAAGCTTGCCGTCGAGATCGATCCCGGATTGGCCGCAGCATACGCGCTTGGTGCCTATTGCTACCTGCAACGAAAGATCTTCGGCTGGACGATCGACGCGAATCAGGAGCTGAACGACACCCGCCGGTTAGCAAGGCGCGCAATTGAGCTCGACAAGGATGATCCAACTGTACTCGTGAGGGCTGGGCAGGCAATCGCCGCCGTACTCTACGAGATGGACGATGGCGTGGCCCTCGTCGTCAGGGCGCATGAGATTGACCCAAATCTCGCCGTCGCACGATATACTATCGGCTGGGAACACATTCGTCGCGGCAACATAGATGCAGCGCTCAAGCAGTTCCATGCCGGCGGGCGCTTAAGTCCCATGGACCCGTTTCTTTTTCTGATGCAGACCGGGATCGCGTTTGCTCATTTCCTGACAGATCGTTACGAGGACGGCTCATCATGGGCCAAGTTAGCTGTGCTGGACCGGCCCAATTATCTAAACGCGCAATTCATTCTGGCTGCATGCCACGCAATGTCTGGAAGAATCGAGGAAGCCCGGCTGATCAGTGCACGCCTCATGGAAGCGAAGCCGGCTCTGTGTGTCTCCACACTCGTTCCCAAGCTCGCCAGATTTTATAGGCCGGAGCACCTCGAAAAGATAACACGAGCTTGCCGCATCATGGGTCTACCACCGTAATTGGTATAGCTGGTCGGCGAAGCTGATCTCATTTCCACCGTGAATCGCGCGGCACACATATCTGTTCTTTGCTCGTCGGCGAAGCTTCGGCTCGTCCCGTCGAGGGCGGCTCCACTGGTTCAGCGGACGTGAATTCCTCGCGTTGAGCTTTCCTCAATCTGGCCCTTTCGCGACATTCGCCGATGAGCCCGTTATCAGGATGCGGTCTGAGACCTGCTCACTCCTCGTCGTCGTCTTCCTCGTCTTCGTCCTCATCGTCCTCTTCCACCTGCACCAGCACGGCCAGCGGCAGCGTCTCGCGGAACAGGTCGCCTTCCATGCCCATCCAGAGGCAGAGCACCTCGTCCTGCTTCACTTCCGCGACCGTCAGCGGCTGGCCGCCGGATTTCAACATCACGACATCGCCGGCTTTCAAGTCCATGGATTGTCCTTTCGCGTGATCGATCCGGACGCGAACCTAGCAAGCGGTCATGACAGGTCGATCACGCCAGCCGGCCATGTCAGGAAATTTCGACGGCGGAGTGACGCAGCGCAGGGCCACGGCATCTGTTCAGATCAGGGCGATCGATGCGTCTTCCGCAATCGCCAAGCGGTCATGATGAAGCTAGCGGTTCGTCAGCAGCAGAAGATGCGGCAGGGCCTCGGTGTCCACGGTCGCGCCCAGGCGCGCGTAGAACTGCATCGCCGACGCATTGTGCTTCCAGACATCCCAGCCGAGCTTCGTGACGCCCTGGTTGGAGGCCCATTCCCTGGCCTTCGTCATCAGTGCTGTGCCGATGCCCTTCCTGCGCGCGTCGGCATGCACCGCGATGTCACTGATGTACATGCCCGCCTGGGCGCTATAGAGCTCGTGGGTCAGGATCCAGGCGATCAGGCCGACAACGCGATTGTCCAGCAGCGCGACAAAGAGGTGCACAGGCGCATGCTCGCAGATATAGAAGGCGAGATAGCGCTCGAGCGTCAGAGGCGGTGGCGGCTCTTCGATATGGGCCGCCAACGCTTCCGCAAGACCGCGAACGACAGCGTAATCGCTCGCCTCGGCTCTGCGTATGCTCAATTCTCCACCCACGATGCCACGCCCTCCCTTGGGTCGAAACTGCCCGCAGGGTGATCTACGTGCAGGCACGGCCGGTCGTTACACCGGCAGACTCAGGGATTCGGATCGCTGACAGGGCGGGGCCGTCGCGTGCAGCTCACACCGCCCTCTGCCAAGCGACGATGAGTGGTCCAGCTGGACTGTGCGCCACGCAGGTACTTGGGAACCATCCGTCGCGAGTGACGTTGGGGCTGGTTCGGCGTGAACAGGGCGTCCGCCTGCGTCTCTTTCGAACGGTTGGCTCGCATGGGGCCGTCCCCTCCGCCCGAGAGTTAAATCATGTCGAATGTCGAAGAGTTCCCTGCCTCCGCTCGCCGCCGGCCAACGGAGTTCGAAGCGCTGGTCACGGCCGGGCAAGCCGCGCTCGATGCCATTCCGGGGGCGGTCTGCCTCTGTGACGCCGAAGGATTGATCGTCGCCTACAACACGGAGGCCGTCGAATTGTGGGGGCGGGCGCCCGAACTTGCCAGCGCGCGTTTCTGCGGTTCGCATCAACTCTACTCTCTTGATGGAGCTCCGCTCGTCCAAAACGACTGTCCCATCTCTGTCGCCGTCCGGGAAGGCACGCCGACACGCAACGCCGAGGTCCTTATGGCGCGGCCGGATGGTTCGCGCTTCACGGCGTTGGTCAACATCCGCGCCTTGCGCGACCACTCCGGTTTCATCCAGGGCGCCATCAATTGCTTCCACGACATTACCGGACGGAAGCGTATCGAAGAGGAAGTCCGTCAGAAGACTCAGGATCTGTCGGACTTCTTCGACAATGGTGCGGTGGGGCTTCATATCGTCAGCGGCGAAGGGATTATCCTGCGCGCCAATAAGGCTGAATTGGATATGCTCGGGTACAAGCCCGAGGAATATGTCGGCCGCCACATCGCGGAATTTCATGTGGACGCACCCGTGATCGGCGAAATCCTTCAGCGCCTTTCATGCGGCATGCCCTTGCATCGCTACCCTGCGCGGTTGCGGGCGCGGGACGGCTCTCTGAAGCACGTGCTGATCACGTCCAACAGCCGCTTCGTGGACGGCAAGTTCGTCAATACGCGGTGTTTCACCCTCGACGTTACGGAATTGCATGATGCCGAACAGGCAAGGCAAGCGAGCGAAACCCGGCTGGCCGCGACCTATGAGGCCGCCAGCGTCGGCATCTCGGAAGCGGACGACACCGGTCGTCTCTTGCGGGTCAATAATGCTCTCTGCCGCATCACCGGGCGCTCGCGCGCCGAATTGCTCGGAATGACTTTCTTGGACTACACCGATCCGCAAGACCGTATGGAGGACGCAGAACTCTACGCGCGACAAGTGCGTGGCGATGTCGAGAATTATACGATCCGCAAACGTGCAATACGGCCCGATGGGTCTGTGCGCCATCTCGACATCTTCAGCTCGTCGGTGCGCGATTCAGAAGGCCGCTTTCTGTACGGCGTGCGCGTCGCCCAGGATGTCACTGCCACCAAACAGCTCGAGGATCGTCTGCGCGAACGCGAACAGCGAATGCGCGATCTCCTCGAGGCCTTGCCGGCGGCGATCTACACGACGGATGCCGAGGGCCGTATCGATTTTTACAACCGCGCCGCCGTTGAGATGGCCGGCAGAACGCCACAGCCGGGTGATGAATGGTGCGTGACCTGGAAACTCTATCGGCCGGATGGTTCGCCCCTCCCGCATAACGAATGCCCTATGGCTGTCGCGCTCCGCGAAGACCGCCCGGTCCGCGGCGCCGAGGCGGTCGCCGAGCGCCCAGATGGCCGGCGCGTGCCGTTCATTCCATATCCGACGCCGCTCCACGACGCGACGGGCAAGTTGGTGGGCGCCATCAACATGCTCGTGGACATCAGCGAACGGAAGAGTGCCGAGAATGCGCAAAAGGTCCTCATCGACGAGCTGAACCACCGCGTGAAGAACACCTTGGCGACGGTGCAGTCGCTCGCGAACCAGACCGCTCGCCATGCCGCCGGGCTGGAGGAGTTTCTACCGACATTCATGGGACGTTTGTTGGCGCTTGCCCGCGCGCACGACCTGCTGACGAAGCGAAACTGGCAGGATGCCCCTTTGGAAAAGCTGGTCGAAGATATCGTTGCTCCCGTCTCCGGCGGACGGGTAGTGACCGGCGGGCCACACGTCGATCTGGACGCGCGCACGGCGCTAAGCATTACTATGGTGCTCAACGAATTGCTGACCAACGCCGCGAAATATGGAGCGCTGTCCGTGCCGGGCGGATCGGTGTCGCTCACCTGGCGGATAGCCGGTGGCGAGCTGGCGCAAAGCATGCTCGAGTGCGAATGGCGAGAGCGGGGTGGGCCGCCGGTCACGCCGCCCAAGCGGCGAGGATTTGGTACGCGATTGATGGAGCGGTGTGTCGAGCATGATTTGGCCGGGGAGTTCGATCTGGTGTTCGAGCCTGAAGGCACTCGCTGCCGCATGACGTTTCCTGTTTTGATTGGAGCGTCCAATGGCTGAGGCGTCGGGCACCAGGGTTCTCCTCGTCGAGGATGAAGGGCTGGTGGCCCTCATGATCGAGGATATGCTCGACGAGTTGGGATTCGAGGTCGTCGCCTCGGCTGCTCACGTGAAAAAGGCCTGTGAGCTTGCTTCAGCGGCGTCTTTCGATCTGGGACTTCTCGATGTGAACCTGGCCGGAGAGTTCGTCTTCCCGGTTGCTCGCATCTTGCGCGCTCGAAAGATTCCCTTCTTGTTCAGCACGGGCTACGGCGGACCTCCACTTGAGGAAGAGTTCAGGAATGCACCCTCGATCGGCAAGCCATTCACCGCCGATCAATTGAGCGAGAAACTGCGGACGCTGCTGCCGTCCCTAGGTGTCTGACCGTCTCGATCGACGCTTTCGCACACCTGCCATCGCAAGTTTCGACGATGGCATCTTACCCCTGATTTGCCCGACGGATCAAAGGCGTTTCGTGAAATCCGCAAGTCTTTGATTTTGCAGCGGCCGTCTACTGTGCATGGGGTTGTTTTCCGATATTTTTGTTCGGCGCCCCGTCAGGACCGGGCCGGCACCAGCTCGGTCAGCGAGCGGATGATGCGGTCGGGCTTGACGGTCGAGCCTTCAGGCAGGCCGTCGCCATGCACGTCGATCCAGATCGAATAGATGCCGAGGCGTTGCGGCGTCACCACTTCCCATTCCAGATTGTCGCCGATCATCCAGGTGTCCTTCGCGGTGACGCCCAGCGCCTCCATCGCGTGCAGATAGGCGCGCTCCTCGGGCTTGCCGAAGCCGTGCTCGCCCTCGATCTGGATGTGGTCGAAGCGGTGGGTCAGCTCGAAGCGCTCGACCTTGGCGCGCTGCATCTCGGCGGCGCCGTTGGTGACCAGCGCGAGCTTGACGCCGCGTGCCCTGAACGCGTCGATCGCGTCATGCGCGCCGGGAAAGACGAAGATCGCTTCCTCGCGGTAGGTGGTGAAGCGGTCGGCGATGCGATCGGCGAGATCGTCGGGCAGGGCGCGGTGGCCCTCGGCGGCGAGCGCGGCGAAGCCGCCGCGCACGGTGAGCCGCCGCGCCTCGCCGAGCTTCATCCGCCAGATCGGCTCCGCGGTCGACCAGAACTGCCGCGCATAGGCGAGCACCGCGGTTGCGACTTGCGGCGGTGGCAGCGGCGCAAGCTCCTCGGCAAACTCGGCAGCGATCGTGTTCCAGGCGATCTCGGGCCGGCCATAGGCCGACAGGATGGTGTCGTCCATGTCGATCAGCATGGCGCGGGGGAGGGGCTTCGAAGCGGACTTCATCGTCGTCACGGCCATTTCACTTCGGGCGGCATCGACGACAGGATCGAGTCGACATTGCCGCCGGTCTTGAGCCCGAAGATGGTGCCGCGATCATAAAGCAGGTTGAATTCGACATAGCGGCCGCGCCGGATCAATTGCTCCTCGCGGTCGGCGGCGGTCCAGGTGCTGGCGAAATTGCGCCTGACGATCTCTGGGTAGATCTTCAGGAAGGCATGGCCGACGTCCTTGGTGAAGGCGAGGTCGGCCTCCCAGTCGCCGCTGTCGTGCCAGTCGTAGAAGATACCCCCGATGCCGCGCGCTTCTTTCCGGTGCGGCAGATAGAAATACTCGTCGCACCACTTTTTGTACTTGTCGTAGTCGGCAACGCCGTTCGGACCGGTGCAGGCCTCCTTCATCGCGGCGTGGAAGGCGATGCTGTCGGCATCCTCCTGCGTGCGCCGGCGGTCGAGCACCGGCGTGAGGTCGGCGCCGCCGCCGAACCAGGCTTTCGTGGTGACGACGAAGCGCGTGTTCATGTGCACGGCGGGCACGTTCGGATTGCGCATATGCGCGATCAGCGAGATGCCCGAGGCCCAGAATTTGGGATCCTCCGCGGCGCCGGGGATCTGGGTCCGAAACTCGGGGGCGAACTCGCCATGCACCGTCGAGCAGTGCACGCCGACCTTCTCGAACAGACGGCCGTGCATCATCGACATCACCCCGCCGCCGCCGGCCGCGCCGGTATGGTCGGTGCGCTGCCAGGGCGTGCGCTTGAAGCGGCCGGCCTCGCCCGGATAGAGACTTTGCGGCGCGTCGTCCTCGAGCCGCTCGAAGCTCGCGCAGATCTCGTCGCGCAAGGCTTCGAACCAGGCGCGGGCGCGGGACTTGCGGTCTTCGATCGTCGTAACGTCCATGTTCATTCCCGGTCGCGCCCTATCTGATGCCGAGCGATTTGTGCGTCTGCACGCTCAGCCGCCATTGCGGGTGGTGCAGGCAATAGTCGATCGCGCGCGCGGTGTTCTCGACGACCTCGGGACCGTCCATGGGCTGCAGCGAGAAGCGCTCGAAGGCGAGGTGCTCGAACGTCTCGGGCGCGGCGAGGGCCTGCGGGTAGACCAGCTTCAGCTCGTGGCCCTGGCGCAGCACCAGCTCGCTGCCGCCCTTGGGGCTGACGCAGATCCAGTCGAGGCCGTCAGGCGCGGCCATGGTGCCGTTGGTCTCGACGCCGATCTCGAAGCCGCGCTGGTGCAGCGCCTCGATCAGGGCGGTGTCGACCTGGAGCAGCGGCTCGCCGCCGGGGAGCACCACGTAGCGATTGGCTTCGGTGGCACGCCATTGCGCGGCGATGGTGTCGGCGAGCTCCGCGGCCGAGCCGTAGCGGCCGCCGAGCGTGCCGTCGGTTCCGACGAAATCCGTGTCGCAGAACTTGCAAGTGGCCTCGAGGCGGTCCGCCTCGCGTCCGCTCCAGAGGTTGCAGCCGGCAAAGCGGCAGAACACGGAGGCGCGCCCGGCATGGGCGCCTTCGCCTTGCAGGGTCAGGAAGATTTCCTTGACCGCGTAACTCAATCGTCTCTCCTCAACCTGTTCAAACGTGCGGGCTCCGGATCTGTCGCAGCGCCTCGCCTGCGGCCATCGCCGCCGTCATGGCGACATTGAGCGACCGCAGCCCCGCCCTGATCGGGATCACCAGCCGCGCATCCGCAGCCTCGACCACCGCGTCGGTGACGCCGGCGCTCTCGCGCCCGAATAGCAGGATGTCCGACGTCTGGTAACGGAAATCGCGATAGTCGGTGGCGCCCTTGGTGGTGAACAGCAGCAGGCGATAGCCATGCGCGGCGCGCCAGTCCTCGAATCTCAGCCAGGAGTCGTGCCTGAGGATGCTGACATGGTCGAGGTAATCCATTCCCGCCCGGCGGAACGCGCGGTCGGAGACCGGGAACCCGGCCGGTTCGATGATATGGGCGGCCAGTCCGAGGCAGGCGCACAGCCTGAGAATCGTGCCGGTGTTCTGCGGGATGTCGGGCTGGAAAAGTGCTATCTGCATCGAGGGCGGCGGGGTTGGTTGCGGGCGGAAATGTCTCAATAAAACATCGCCTGCCCGGGAATTCGTGCATGGCACGCTCCTGCGCCGATAGCGGGCTTGCGCTCGCCCGGCAAGGGTGCCAATAGAACGATTCTGGACTGCTGTTTCGCCCGTTTAGAGGTGAACATGCGAAGTTCTGCCGCCGCGGGGGGCCGCGGGCGCCGGCAGCCTTTCCGGGGACCTCATGGGCGCCCCCTGGAGCGGTTCCACCGGTTGCACAAGAAGAAAGGGTTGGAATCGTGACGACAGCGTCTTCGGCGGACCATCCGACACGCCGTGATTTCTTATTCGTTGCAACGGGGGCAGCTGCAGCAGTAGGGGGCGCGGCCGCGCTCTGGCCCTTCATCTCTCAAATGAATCCTGACGCCTCGACCATCGCCGCCGGTGCGCCGATCGAGGTCGATCTCAGCCCGGTCGCCGAAGGCCAGGACATCAAGGTGTTCTGGCGTGGAAAGCCGATCTACATCAGCCACCGCACCAAGAAGCAGATCGACGAGGCGCGCGCCGTCAACGTGGCGAGCCTGCCCGATCCGCAGACCGACGAAGCCCGGGTCAAGTCCGGCCACGAGCAATGGCTGGTCGTGATCGGCATCTGCACCCATCTCGGCTGCATCCCGATCGCTCATGAAGGCAACTACGACGGGTTTTTCTGTCCCTGCCATGGTTCGCAGTACGATTCGTCCGGCCGCATCCGCCAGGGGCCCGCGCCCGCGAACCTGCCGGTGCCGCCGTACCAGTTCGTTTCCGACACCAAAATCCAGATCGGCTGAGCTTCGGACCTTCATCAGAAGCTTCGCGCCGTCTCGTCGTACTATTTCCTCAGGATCGCATCATGAGCGGACCATCCGACTACCAGCCGAGCAATCCGGCCCTGCAATGGATCGAGCGGCGCCTGCCGATCCTCGGCCTCATGCACTCTTCCTTCGTCGTCTATCCCACCCCGCGTAACCTGAACTATTGGTGGACCTTCGGCGCCATCCTCTCCTTCATGCTGGGGATGCAGATCCTGACCGGCGTGATCCTGGCGATGCATTATACCCCGCATGCCGATCTCGCTTTCAAGTCGGTCGAGCTGATCGTCCGTGACGTGAACTACGGCTGGCTGTTGCGCAACATGCACGCCTGCGGCGCGTCGATGTTCTTCTTCGCGGTCTACGTTCACATGCTGCGCGGTCTCTATTACGGCTCCTACAAGGAGCCGCGCGAGGTGCTGTGGATCCTCGGCGTCATCATCTACCTCCTGATGATGGCGACCGGCTTCATGGGCTACGTGCTGCCGTGGGGCCAGATGAGCTTCTGGGGCGCCACGGTCATCACCAATCTGTTCTCCGCCATCCCCTATTTCGGCGAGAGCATCGTGACGCTGCTCTGGGGCGGCTATTCGGTCGGCAATCCGACGCTGAACCGCTTCTTCTCGCTGCATTATCTGCTGCCGTTCCTGATCGCGGGCGTCGTCGTGCTCCACGTCTGGGCGCTGCACGTTGCCGGCCAGAACAATCCTGACGGCGTCGAGCCGAAGACGGAAAAGGACACGGTGCCGTTCACGCCGCACGCGACCATCAAGGACATGTTCGGCGTCGCCTGCTTCATGCTGCTCTACGCCTGGTTCATCTTCTACATGCCGAACTATCTCGGCGACGCCGACAACTACATTCCGGCGAACCCGGGCGTGACGCCGCCGCACATCGTGCCGGAATGGTATTACCTGCCGTTCTACGCGATCCTGCGCTCGATCCCGAACAAGCTTGCGGGCGTCATCGCGATGTTCGGCGCGATCATCATCCTGTGCTTCCTGCCCTGGCTGGACGCAGCGAAGACGAGGTCGTCGAAGTATCGTCCGCTTGCCAAGCAGTTCTTCTGGATCTTCGTCGTGGTCTGCATCCTGCTCGGCTATCTCGGCGCGCAGCCGCCGGAGGGCATCTACGTCGTTGCCGGCCGGGTCCTGACGGTCTGCTACTTCGCCTACTTCCTGATTGTGCTGCCGCTGCTCTCGCGCATCGAGAAGCCGCGGCCGGTGCCGAACTCGATCTCGGATGCGGTCCTGGCCAAGACCGGCAGCAGGTCGACGCCGATGGTCTCGACCGCGATCGTGCTGGCGCTCGCCGGCTCGTTGTTCGCGGGCTCGGTCGACAGCGCCAAGGCGTCTGAAGGCAGCGACCAGCCACCCGGCAACAAATGGTCGTTCTCGGGCCCTTTCGGTAAGTTCGACCGCGGCGCGCTGCAACGCGGACTGAAGGTCTACAAAGAGGTCTGCGCCAGCTGCCACGGCCTGTCCTACGTCGCCTTCCGCAATCTCTCGGAGCCCGGCGGCCCCGGCTATTCGGTGGCGCAGGCGGCTGCCTTCGCTTCCGAGTACAAGGTCAAGGACGGTCCGAACGATGCGGGCGACATGTTCGAGCGCGCGGGGCGCCCAGCGGATTATTTCCCCTCGCCGTTCCCGAACGAGCAGGCCGCTCGTGCGGCGAACGGCGGCGCGGCGCCGCCCGACCTGTCCCTGATCACCAAGGCGCGTTCCTACAAGCGCGGCTTCCCGTGGTTCATCTTCGACTTCTTCAGCCAGTACCAGGAGCAGGGCCCGGACTACGTCTCGGCAGTGCTGCAGGGCTTTGAGGACAAGGTCCCGGAAGGCGTCACCATTCCGGAGGGCTCGTACTACAACAAGTACTTCCCCGGCCACGCCATCAAGATGCCGAAGCCGCTCAGCGACGGCCAGGTGACCTACGACGATGGCTCGCCGACCACGGTCGCGCAGTACGCCAAGGACGTCACCACCTTCCTGATGTGGACCGCCGAGCCGCACATGGAAGCGCGCAAGCGCCTCGGCTTCCAGGTCTTCGTGTTTCTGATCCTCTTCGCGGGCCTGATGTACTTCACCAAGAAGAAGGTCTGGGCCAGCTCGCACTGAGCAGCGCAAGACGAGAATGAAGAAGCCCCCGCAAGGGGGCTTTTTTGTTGGACCTAACTCTCCGTCATTCCGGGTTCGCACTCCGTGCGCCCCGGAATGACGAGAGTGTGGATTGCGCCTCTCGCTCTCACCCGCCAAAATGTCCCCCAACCGCTCCCCAGAAACTCACCGGAGGACACCATGGGAACCGCCATCACCTTCAAGCGCCCGGACGGCAAGGACGCCTCGGGCTATCTCGCCAATGCCGCACGCGGCAACGCGCCGGGCGTGGTCGTGATTCAGGAATGGTGGGGCCTGTCGGACCAGATTAAGGGCCTGTGCGACCGCTTTGCGCTGGCCGGCTTCGATGCGCTGGCGCCCGATCTCTACAAGGGCAAGGTGGTGCCGTATCACGACACGGACAGCGCCAACAAGGAGATGAATTCGCTCGACTTCATGGACGCCACCACGCAGACCGTGCGCGGCGCCGCGCAATATCTGTCGCGCAACGGTGCCAAGGTCGGGCTGACAGGCTTCTGCCTCGGCGGCGCCGTCACTATCATCGGCGCGACCAAGATCCCGGAGCTCGCGGCCGGCGTGGTGTTCTACGGCATCCCGCCCGAGCAGGCGGCCAAGCCCGCCGACGTCAAGATCCCGCTGCAGGCCCATTTCGCCAACAAGGACGATTGGTGCACGCCGGAGTTGGTCAATGGCTTCGAGAAGGCCATGAAGGCGGCCGGCAAGTCGCTGGAGCTGTTCCGCTATGACGCCGAGCACGCCTTCGTCAACGAGCAGCGCCAGGCCGTGCACGACCGCGAGGCCGCCGAGCTCGCCTGGGGCCGGGCGACGGAGTTTTTCAGGAAGCATCTGGGGTAGTCGCGGCAGCCTGTAGCCCGGATGGAGCGAAGCGTAATCCGGGGCCGTCTCGTCTTGGCACGAATCCCGGATTGCGCTGCGCTCCATCCGGGCTACGCCACCGGTGCCACCCTTGACGCCGTCCCCGCGCCATGGTGAGTATCCGTTCATGAGCACCGCAGCCCGCCCAGCCCGTCGTTGGTGGCGCACCTCCTAAAGAGGTGGCCGGTGCGATTTTCCTTTCCCAAATCGTCTGAGGTCGCCAGCACAGCGCGGCGGCCTGATCGTGTGTCCTGTGTGGCGTTCCCTCGGCAAGTTTCGTAAGAGGACGACATGAACAGGACAGTCTTTGCCCTCCCGGCCAGAAGCGACTATTCGACCCGCGCGGGTCTTGCGATCACGCGCGTGGCCGAGCAGTTTACCGGCGGCGCAAGCCGGCTCGACGACCTAATCAACCTGCTCGATCGCCGCCGCGGCGTGGTGCTGTCCTCCGGAACGACCGTGCCCGGCCGCTATGAGAGTTTTGACCTCGGCTTCTCCGATCCGCCGCTCAAACTCGAGACCACGGGCGTCAATTTCAGGCTGGAAGCTTTGAACGCGCGCGGAGAGGTGCTGATCGCCTTCCTCAGCGACGTGCTGCGCGAGCCCTGCGTCGTGATCTCCGAGAAGACCGCAACGCGCCTTGCCGGCCACATCATCCGAGGCGATGCGCCGGTCGAGGAGGACCAGCGCCCCCGCCGCGCCAGCGTGATGTCGCTGGTGCGCGACATCATCGCCGCCTTCTCCGCCAACGATGACGGGTTGCTCGGCCTGTTCGGCGCCTTCGCCTACGACCTCGTGTTCCAGATCGAGGATCTCGTGCAGAAGCGCCCGCGCGAGCAGGACCAGCGCGACATCGTGCTGTACGTGCCCGATCGCCTGCTGGCCTATGACCGCGCCACCGGCCGCGGTGTGGTGCTGTCCTACGACTTTGCCTGGAAGGGCAAATCGACCGAAGGCCTGCCACGCGAGACGGCCGAGAGCCCGTATCTGAAGACGCCGCGCCAGGGCTTTGCTGATCACGCGCCGGGCGAATATCAGGCCACGGTGGAGACAGCGCGCGCCGCCTTCGCCCGCGGTGATCTGTTCGAGGCGGTGCCCGGACAGCTGTTCGCCGAGCCCTGCGACCGATCGCCGGCCGAAGTCTTCCAGCGCCTCTGCGTGATCAACCCCTCGCCTTACGGCGCGCTGATGAATCTCGGGGAAGGCGAGTTTCTCGTCTCCGCTTCGCCGGAGATGTTCGTGCGCTCGGACGGCCGCCGCGTCGAGACCTGCCCGATCT encodes the following:
- the petA gene encoding ubiquinol-cytochrome c reductase iron-sulfur subunit — its product is MTTASSADHPTRRDFLFVATGAAAAVGGAAALWPFISQMNPDASTIAAGAPIEVDLSPVAEGQDIKVFWRGKPIYISHRTKKQIDEARAVNVASLPDPQTDEARVKSGHEQWLVVIGICTHLGCIPIAHEGNYDGFFCPCHGSQYDSSGRIRQGPAPANLPVPPYQFVSDTKIQIG
- the fbcH gene encoding cytochrome b/c1, producing the protein MSGPSDYQPSNPALQWIERRLPILGLMHSSFVVYPTPRNLNYWWTFGAILSFMLGMQILTGVILAMHYTPHADLAFKSVELIVRDVNYGWLLRNMHACGASMFFFAVYVHMLRGLYYGSYKEPREVLWILGVIIYLLMMATGFMGYVLPWGQMSFWGATVITNLFSAIPYFGESIVTLLWGGYSVGNPTLNRFFSLHYLLPFLIAGVVVLHVWALHVAGQNNPDGVEPKTEKDTVPFTPHATIKDMFGVACFMLLYAWFIFYMPNYLGDADNYIPANPGVTPPHIVPEWYYLPFYAILRSIPNKLAGVIAMFGAIIILCFLPWLDAAKTRSSKYRPLAKQFFWIFVVVCILLGYLGAQPPEGIYVVAGRVLTVCYFAYFLIVLPLLSRIEKPRPVPNSISDAVLAKTGSRSTPMVSTAIVLALAGSLFAGSVDSAKASEGSDQPPGNKWSFSGPFGKFDRGALQRGLKVYKEVCASCHGLSYVAFRNLSEPGGPGYSVAQAAAFASEYKVKDGPNDAGDMFERAGRPADYFPSPFPNEQAARAANGGAAPPDLSLITKARSYKRGFPWFIFDFFSQYQEQGPDYVSAVLQGFEDKVPEGVTIPEGSYYNKYFPGHAIKMPKPLSDGQVTYDDGSPTTVAQYAKDVTTFLMWTAEPHMEARKRLGFQVFVFLILFAGLMYFTKKKVWASSH
- a CDS encoding dienelactone hydrolase family protein, whose product is MGTAITFKRPDGKDASGYLANAARGNAPGVVVIQEWWGLSDQIKGLCDRFALAGFDALAPDLYKGKVVPYHDTDSANKEMNSLDFMDATTQTVRGAAQYLSRNGAKVGLTGFCLGGAVTIIGATKIPELAAGVVFYGIPPEQAAKPADVKIPLQAHFANKDDWCTPELVNGFEKAMKAAGKSLELFRYDAEHAFVNEQRQAVHDREAAELAWGRATEFFRKHLG